A portion of the Microlunatus phosphovorus NM-1 genome contains these proteins:
- the ptsP gene encoding phosphoenolpyruvate--protein phosphotransferase → MPPIVRATFTLTNVHGLHARPAARLARLAAGLDADVGIRNLTTGTDWVSARSLSQIAMLGALQGHELEVSATGPAGQAAVDAVLALARNAFGDPLAAPEAQPLRASSDSRRVASSAREGVVPDEVPKLLRGLPAAPGIGIGPAQLLTEQPVEIPERATGSPTVEQHRLGDALAATAGELRTLQRRTWDQLGADEADIFEAHLALLEDPELLADVATRIAGGQSAELAWGSATEDIAQSIAGLEDDYLQTRAADIRELRGRVLHSLAALATPIEMTIGSPAEPDPAPSVLIAPDLTAAEAAGLEPTTTLAVALALGSPTSHASILIRARGIPLVVAAGPTLLMTPAGSELAVNGDTGEIQLSPDSATRTVLLDRARRQAADRAAAAQSSGRPARTTDGLQILVGANLGSLDDALTAAESGADLAGLVRTEFLFSGRDTAPDVDEQVEVYRTLAETIGGRRLTLRTLDVGGDKPLSYAPTPAGANPFLGVRGLRLSLAHPALFRDQLRAIVRVARETSVSIMFPMVSTLTEVHAARRLLDEVIASEGHGTPAGLEVGIMVEVPAVALKAAEFAAAIDFFSIGTNDLTQYALAAERGNPDVAAIGDAYDPGVLALIRAVCQGAAGGPQVAVCGDLAGDPRAAALLVGLGVGTLSVSPPAIPLVKQAVRAVDSGQAEDLAVTAIAMPGPAEVRALCFDRDEGRQ, encoded by the coding sequence GTGCCACCCATCGTCCGAGCCACGTTCACGCTGACCAATGTGCACGGTCTCCATGCCCGACCGGCCGCGCGGCTGGCTCGGTTGGCCGCAGGCCTGGACGCCGACGTCGGGATCCGAAACCTGACAACCGGCACGGACTGGGTCTCCGCTCGGAGCCTGTCCCAGATCGCGATGCTGGGGGCCTTGCAAGGACACGAGCTCGAGGTATCGGCTACTGGACCCGCTGGTCAGGCAGCTGTCGACGCGGTCCTGGCTCTCGCCCGGAACGCCTTTGGCGACCCACTCGCCGCGCCCGAGGCTCAGCCACTCCGCGCCAGCTCCGACTCGCGCAGAGTGGCGAGCAGCGCGCGGGAGGGGGTCGTGCCGGATGAGGTGCCGAAGCTGCTGCGCGGTCTGCCAGCCGCACCGGGAATCGGCATCGGGCCCGCTCAGCTGCTCACTGAGCAACCGGTCGAGATTCCCGAACGGGCCACCGGATCGCCCACCGTGGAGCAGCATCGACTAGGTGATGCGCTGGCGGCGACCGCCGGCGAGCTTCGGACACTCCAGCGACGGACTTGGGATCAGCTCGGCGCTGATGAAGCGGACATCTTCGAGGCTCACCTGGCGCTGCTGGAGGACCCCGAACTGCTGGCTGACGTGGCGACCCGGATCGCCGGCGGTCAATCGGCGGAGTTGGCCTGGGGATCGGCGACCGAGGACATCGCGCAGTCCATCGCAGGGCTCGAGGATGACTATCTGCAGACTCGCGCCGCCGACATCCGCGAGCTGCGAGGGCGGGTGCTCCATTCCTTGGCTGCCCTGGCGACGCCGATCGAGATGACGATCGGCTCACCCGCCGAACCTGACCCCGCGCCCAGTGTGCTGATCGCGCCCGACCTGACAGCAGCCGAGGCCGCCGGCCTCGAGCCGACGACCACACTCGCGGTCGCGCTGGCCCTCGGCAGCCCGACCTCCCACGCCTCGATCCTGATCCGGGCCCGCGGTATTCCGCTGGTCGTCGCCGCCGGCCCGACGCTGCTGATGACGCCCGCCGGATCCGAGCTTGCGGTGAACGGCGACACGGGTGAGATCCAGCTCAGCCCGGACAGCGCCACCCGAACCGTGCTGCTTGATCGAGCGAGGCGACAGGCAGCCGATCGAGCCGCCGCTGCCCAATCGTCCGGGCGCCCTGCGCGCACCACCGACGGGCTCCAGATCCTGGTTGGCGCCAATCTCGGGTCGCTCGATGACGCGCTGACCGCCGCCGAGTCGGGCGCAGACCTCGCCGGTCTGGTGCGTACCGAGTTCTTGTTCTCAGGTCGCGACACCGCACCCGACGTCGACGAGCAGGTCGAGGTCTACCGCACCCTTGCTGAGACCATCGGCGGCCGCCGGCTGACCCTGCGCACCCTCGATGTGGGCGGTGACAAGCCGCTCTCCTACGCCCCCACCCCAGCGGGCGCCAACCCCTTCCTCGGCGTCCGTGGTCTGCGGCTGTCGCTGGCTCACCCGGCCCTGTTCCGAGATCAGCTTCGGGCCATCGTCCGGGTCGCACGTGAGACGTCGGTGAGCATCATGTTTCCGATGGTGAGCACTCTGACCGAGGTCCATGCGGCACGTCGACTGCTTGACGAGGTGATCGCGTCCGAGGGCCACGGCACACCGGCGGGACTGGAGGTCGGGATCATGGTCGAGGTGCCGGCGGTCGCGCTCAAGGCCGCCGAGTTTGCCGCCGCGATCGACTTCTTCTCGATCGGCACCAACGACCTGACCCAGTACGCACTCGCCGCCGAGCGCGGCAATCCCGATGTCGCGGCCATCGGCGACGCGTACGACCCTGGCGTGCTCGCCTTGATCCGAGCGGTCTGCCAAGGTGCCGCTGGCGGCCCGCAGGTCGCGGTCTGCGGCGACCTCGCCGGCGACCCTCGGGCCGCCGCGCTGCTCGTCGGACTGGGTGTCGGCACCCTGTCGGTGAGTCCACCCGCGATCCCGCTGGTCAAACAGGCGGTACGAGCGGTTGACTCCGGCCAGGCCGAAGACCTCGCGGTGACCGCCATCGCAATGCCAGGTCCAGCGGAGGTTCGCGCGCTGTGCTTCGACCGAGACGAAGGGCGGCAGTAG
- a CDS encoding Mur ligase family protein, whose protein sequence is MLKIAPQALEQLLAGKHLAMVSGTNGKTTTTHFLAAAVRAGLDPGGTRVVHNADGANLHGGITAALSDNRSATWAIIETDERVVADMIRLGHPEVLVLLNFSRDQLDRHHEIKALGRSWRNALEAAGERGPVVVANADEPLVVWAAQTAREVVWVDTATTWTQDASLCPQCGALLLHDQPDETGGQGGGWRCSGCELAQPAASYRVVDGRIVDPDGKSFDPELQVPGAFNISNAACAMAAAAQLGVPSATAIAGMRTVTAPAGRFATTRFGDTTARLLLAKNPAGWAEALPLAQSDVVVLAIDSAAADGRDVSWLWDVEYEQLAGRTVVATGPRAQDLAVRLAYAEVACRCVPDLAEALDGHPEPVDVIATYTPFQRLRKMGGV, encoded by the coding sequence ATGCTCAAGATCGCTCCGCAGGCCCTGGAACAGCTGCTCGCCGGCAAGCATCTTGCGATGGTTTCCGGTACGAACGGCAAGACCACCACCACCCATTTCCTGGCTGCCGCAGTCCGTGCCGGCCTCGACCCGGGTGGGACCCGGGTCGTACACAACGCCGACGGCGCCAACCTGCATGGCGGCATCACCGCCGCGCTCTCGGACAACCGGAGCGCGACCTGGGCCATCATCGAAACCGATGAGCGGGTGGTCGCCGACATGATCCGGCTGGGCCACCCCGAGGTGTTGGTGCTGCTGAACTTCTCTCGCGACCAGCTGGACCGCCACCACGAGATCAAGGCGCTGGGCCGGTCGTGGCGCAACGCACTGGAAGCGGCCGGCGAGCGCGGCCCAGTCGTGGTCGCCAATGCCGATGAGCCGCTGGTGGTCTGGGCCGCGCAGACCGCCCGCGAAGTGGTCTGGGTCGACACCGCAACCACCTGGACCCAAGACGCCTCGCTCTGCCCGCAGTGCGGAGCCCTGCTGCTCCATGACCAGCCCGACGAGACCGGCGGCCAGGGCGGTGGGTGGCGCTGCTCCGGCTGCGAGCTTGCCCAACCTGCCGCCAGCTATCGCGTGGTTGACGGTCGGATCGTCGATCCCGACGGGAAGTCCTTCGACCCGGAGCTGCAGGTGCCGGGTGCTTTCAACATCAGCAACGCTGCCTGCGCGATGGCGGCCGCGGCCCAGCTCGGAGTGCCGAGCGCGACGGCGATCGCCGGCATGCGTACGGTGACCGCACCCGCCGGCCGGTTCGCCACCACTCGGTTCGGTGACACCACCGCCCGACTGCTGCTCGCGAAGAACCCGGCCGGCTGGGCCGAGGCGCTGCCGCTGGCGCAGAGCGACGTCGTGGTGCTGGCCATCGACTCCGCGGCCGCCGACGGCAGGGATGTCTCGTGGCTGTGGGATGTCGAGTACGAGCAGCTGGCCGGCCGAACGGTGGTCGCGACCGGGCCCCGGGCTCAGGACTTGGCGGTCCGGCTCGCGTACGCGGAGGTGGCGTGCCGCTGCGTACCCGACCTGGCCGAGGCACTCGACGGTCACCCCGAGCCGGTGGACGTGATCGCCACGTACACACCGTTCCAGCGGCTGCGGAAGATGGGGGGCGTCTAG
- a CDS encoding type 1 glutamine amidotransferase, producing MAAPTKAPIEIVLVYQSLLGIYGDRGNATVLTKRLQWRGYETTLTVVEPGDPLPAGGQVYLLGGGEDAAQISAVNALRTDGGLQRAVDRGAAVFAVCAGYQIIGTSFTVGEHDEVVEGLGLLDVSTRRGPTRAVGEILTHWIGREGQDAWLTGFENHGGYTTLGRSATPLATVEIGVGNDGRGTEGAVNGLVIGTYPHGPVLARNPALADHILQLALGEGLAPLDRPEIDELRRERLAAVQRA from the coding sequence ATGGCTGCACCGACGAAGGCACCAATCGAGATCGTGCTCGTCTATCAGTCGCTGCTGGGCATCTACGGCGACCGCGGCAATGCCACCGTGCTGACCAAGCGGCTGCAGTGGCGGGGCTACGAGACCACATTGACCGTGGTCGAACCGGGCGATCCGCTGCCGGCGGGCGGTCAGGTCTATCTGCTCGGTGGGGGTGAGGACGCCGCCCAGATCTCCGCGGTGAACGCGCTGCGTACCGACGGCGGTCTCCAGCGGGCCGTCGACCGCGGCGCGGCCGTGTTCGCGGTCTGCGCCGGCTATCAGATCATCGGCACCAGCTTCACCGTCGGTGAGCACGACGAGGTGGTGGAGGGGCTCGGGCTGCTGGACGTCAGCACCCGGCGCGGACCGACGCGCGCTGTCGGCGAGATCCTCACCCACTGGATCGGCCGGGAAGGCCAGGACGCCTGGCTGACCGGGTTCGAGAACCACGGCGGGTACACGACACTCGGGCGGTCCGCGACCCCGCTCGCCACCGTCGAGATCGGGGTCGGCAACGACGGGCGCGGCACGGAGGGTGCCGTCAACGGCCTGGTGATCGGCACCTATCCGCACGGTCCGGTGCTGGCCCGCAATCCCGCGCTGGCCGACCACATCCTGCAGCTCGCCCTCGGTGAAGGGCTGGCACCGCTGGATCGGCCCGAGATCGACGAGTTGCGACGGGAGCGGCTGGCGGCCGTGCAGCGGGCCTGA
- a CDS encoding lysoplasmalogenase family protein, with the protein MPHRRSAVALGCFAAVAIVDLVAEFAGWLPVSWGCRMLLMPLLIWVCWSGAVRRTRLLILVMVALGFSWLGDFAGFTILLKIGFFLVAQVVYIAAFRPYWRRSLLTRPPLLVAYVIVLTAVIAIAAVAAGPLAPAVAIYGASLALMAVLATGVARLAGIGGFLFLLSDIVLAVNYFIAPGAIPHGAFVNMSIYLPAQLLLAFGTVQAISVEASEEAEPVA; encoded by the coding sequence ATGCCCCACCGACGCAGCGCAGTGGCCCTGGGCTGCTTCGCGGCGGTCGCGATTGTCGATCTCGTTGCCGAGTTCGCGGGTTGGTTGCCCGTGTCGTGGGGCTGCCGCATGCTGCTGATGCCGTTGCTGATCTGGGTGTGCTGGTCCGGGGCAGTTCGGCGTACCCGGCTGTTGATCCTGGTCATGGTCGCGCTCGGCTTCTCCTGGCTCGGCGACTTTGCCGGGTTCACGATCTTGCTCAAGATCGGCTTCTTCCTCGTTGCCCAGGTCGTCTACATCGCGGCCTTCCGGCCCTACTGGCGACGCAGCCTGCTGACTCGACCGCCTCTGCTGGTGGCGTACGTCATTGTGCTGACCGCAGTGATCGCGATCGCGGCTGTCGCAGCTGGACCTCTGGCACCGGCGGTCGCGATCTACGGCGCAAGCCTGGCATTGATGGCGGTGCTGGCCACCGGCGTGGCGCGGCTGGCAGGAATCGGCGGCTTCTTGTTCCTGCTGTCGGACATCGTGCTCGCGGTGAACTACTTCATCGCTCCGGGAGCCATTCCGCACGGGGCGTTCGTGAACATGTCGATCTATCTGCCTGCTCAGCTGCTGCTCGCATTCGGTACCGTGCAAGCGATCTCAGTGGAGGCATCGGAGGAGGCTGAACCGGTAGCGTGA
- a CDS encoding aldo/keto reductase yields the protein MQTRALGPFTVSAIGLGGMPMSMNNDRVFPTEDEAITTIHAALDAGITFIDTADIYAPSWDTMGHNEQLVGKALKTYGGDTDQIVVGTKGGITRAEGETWGRDGSLTYLRKAVEKSLRKLDVEVIDLYQWHRPDRSMAYADAIGNFKTLQDEGKIKAIGISNANVEEIQIAIDVLGEGGLASVQNEFSPKFRSSADELEFCGQQGVAFLPWSPLGGTGGGGGRDVGDRFAALREIGEAHGVSPQQVVLAWELSLGDHVLPIPGARRPASITDSARAADLQLSAEELARCSATPGVH from the coding sequence ATGCAGACCCGCGCTCTCGGCCCCTTCACCGTCTCCGCGATCGGTCTCGGTGGCATGCCGATGTCGATGAACAACGATCGCGTCTTCCCCACCGAGGATGAGGCGATCACCACCATCCATGCGGCTCTGGATGCCGGCATCACTTTCATCGACACCGCCGACATCTACGCTCCGTCGTGGGACACCATGGGCCACAACGAGCAGCTCGTCGGCAAGGCGTTGAAGACGTACGGCGGCGACACCGACCAGATCGTGGTGGGCACCAAGGGCGGCATCACTCGGGCCGAGGGTGAGACCTGGGGTCGTGACGGCTCGCTGACCTATCTCCGGAAGGCGGTGGAGAAGTCGCTGCGCAAGCTCGACGTCGAGGTGATCGATCTCTATCAGTGGCATCGTCCCGACCGATCGATGGCCTATGCCGACGCGATCGGCAACTTCAAGACCCTGCAGGATGAGGGCAAGATCAAGGCCATCGGCATCTCCAATGCGAACGTCGAGGAGATCCAGATCGCGATCGATGTGCTGGGCGAGGGTGGTCTGGCGAGTGTGCAGAACGAGTTCTCCCCGAAGTTCCGGTCCAGCGCCGATGAGTTGGAGTTCTGCGGTCAGCAGGGGGTCGCGTTCCTGCCGTGGAGCCCGCTGGGCGGCACCGGTGGTGGCGGCGGTCGGGATGTCGGCGATCGGTTCGCGGCGCTCCGGGAGATCGGCGAAGCACACGGGGTGAGCCCGCAGCAGGTCGTACTCGCCTGGGAGCTGTCGTTGGGCGACCACGTCCTCCCGATCCCGGGGGCGCGTCGGCCTGCCTCCATCACAGACTCAGCCCGAGCCGCGGATCTGCAGCTGAGCGCCGAGGAGCTGGCCCGTTGTTCAGCGACGCCCGGGGTGCACTGA